CCTGAATAAAGGACTTTTGATGCTTTTAGCAACGGCACTGTTAATAATTGGTTTACTTTTGGTGGTCTACAGTGCTGACCGTTTGGTATTTGCTGCATCGATCCTGTGCCGCCTTCTTGGCGTACCACCCATTATTATTGGATTAACGGTTGTCAGCGTTGGGACATCGCTTCCAGAAATTATCGTCGCTGTCTCAGCCTCGCTACACGGCCAGGTCGATCTTGCTATCGGCACTGCCATTGGCTCCAATATCGTCAATATTTTACTGATTCTTGGCCTGGCGGCATTACTGCACTCATTTCGCGTGCATTCTGATGTCTTGCGCCGTGAATTGCCGCTAATGTTAATCGTAAGTTTACTGGCAGGTTGCGTGCTTTATGACGGAGAGCTGAGCTATGGCGATGGCATCTTTTTGCTGACGCTGGCAGGAATATGGCTTCTGTATAGTGTGAAGATTGCCCGACTTGCGGAAAAACAAGGTGATGACAGCCTGATGCGTGAGCATATTGCCGAGCTACCGCGCGAAGGAACTTTACCTGTCGCGCTGCTTTGGCTTGGCGTTGCGCTCATTATCATGCCGATGGCAACACGTATGGTCGTGGATAACGCGACGGTGCTGGCGAACTATTTCGCCATGAGTGAACTGACGATGGGCCTGACCGTGATTGCCATTGGAACCAGCTTACCTGAACTGGCAACAGCCATTGCTGGCGCACGTAAAGGTGAAGATGATATCGCGATTGGCAATATCATTGGCTCAAACATTTTTAATATTGCGATCGTGACTGGCCTGCCAGCGCTGATATCGCCAGGGCCATTTAATCCACTGGCCTTCTCGCGCGATTACGGCGTGATGTTGCTGGTCAGTGTTATTTTTGCCCTGCTCTGCTGGCGACGAAAACAGCAGATAGGTAAAAGTGCAGGCGCATTGCTTACAGGTGGATTTATCGTATGGATGGCGATGCTGTACTGGCTGTCGCCTCTTCTCTCTGGGTAAACGGAAACGCATTATGTCGCAAATAGAATTGCAGCCGGATTTTGACTTTCAGAAAGCAGGCAAAGAAGTTCTGGAGATTGAACGTGAAGGTCTGGCGCAGTTAGATCAGTACATTAACCATGATTTCAGCCAGGCATGTGAGAAAATGTTCCACTGCTCAGGCAAAGTCGTGGTAATGGGCATGGGCAAATCGGGTCACATTGGCCGCAAGATGGCTGCAACCTTTGCCAGTACAGGCACATCGTCATTCTTTGTACATCCAGGTGAGGCCGCGCACGGTGACCTGGGGATGGTCACACCACAGGATATCGTGATTGCGCTGTCTAATTCCGGTGAGTCCAATGAAATACTGGCATTGATCCCTGTACTGAAACGACTGCAGGTTCCGCTTATCTGCATGACCAGTCGCCCGGAAAGCAGCATGGCCCGTGCCGCCGATATCCACCTGTGCGTCAAAGTCCCCAAAGAGGCATGTCCTCTCGGACTGGCCCCAACCTCCAGCACGACTGCCGCGCTGGTGATGGGTGATGCACTTGCCGTTGCGCTCCTCGAAGCCCGAGGTTTTACACCCGAAGATTTTGCGCTCTCTCATCCCGGCGGGGCGTTGGGACGCAAACTACTGCTTCGGGTAAACGACATTATGCATACAGGCGATGAGATCCCTCACGTCAGTAAAACTGCCTCACTTCGGGATGCATTACTGGAAATCACCCATAAAAATCTCGGTATGACTGTCATCTGTGATGAGCAGATGAAGATTGACGGGATTTTCACTGATGGCGACTTACGCCGTGTGTTC
This sequence is a window from Enterobacter sp. RHBSTW-00994. Protein-coding genes within it:
- a CDS encoding calcium/sodium antiporter, encoding MLLATALLIIGLLLVVYSADRLVFAASILCRLLGVPPIIIGLTVVSVGTSLPEIIVAVSASLHGQVDLAIGTAIGSNIVNILLILGLAALLHSFRVHSDVLRRELPLMLIVSLLAGCVLYDGELSYGDGIFLLTLAGIWLLYSVKIARLAEKQGDDSLMREHIAELPREGTLPVALLWLGVALIIMPMATRMVVDNATVLANYFAMSELTMGLTVIAIGTSLPELATAIAGARKGEDDIAIGNIIGSNIFNIAIVTGLPALISPGPFNPLAFSRDYGVMLLVSVIFALLCWRRKQQIGKSAGALLTGGFIVWMAMLYWLSPLLSG
- the kdsD gene encoding arabinose-5-phosphate isomerase KdsD, with translation MSQIELQPDFDFQKAGKEVLEIEREGLAQLDQYINHDFSQACEKMFHCSGKVVVMGMGKSGHIGRKMAATFASTGTSSFFVHPGEAAHGDLGMVTPQDIVIALSNSGESNEILALIPVLKRLQVPLICMTSRPESSMARAADIHLCVKVPKEACPLGLAPTSSTTAALVMGDALAVALLEARGFTPEDFALSHPGGALGRKLLLRVNDIMHTGDEIPHVSKTASLRDALLEITHKNLGMTVICDEQMKIDGIFTDGDLRRVFDMGVDVRTLGIADVMTPGGIRVRPGTLAVDVLNLMQSRHITAVMVADGDQLLGVVHMHDLLRAGVV